The genome window cattttctttttcgCTGGCAGGAGTCAGAGAAGCTGGAGTCCTTAAATGCCGAGCTGAAGGCGCAGATCGAGGAGCTGAAGAACCAGAAGCAGCAGCTGGTCTACATGCTGAACCTGCACCGGCCAACGTGCATCGTCCGAGCGCACAACGGACAAACTCCTGAAGACGAGAGGAACCTCTTCATCCAACAGATCAAAGAGACCACGCTGCAGTGTATGAACTTCACCACAGCTGGATCCGCAAACTCTCCCGTACTAACCACATGCGATCATCTTTGAAGCACGTGACTTTAGGAGGCTTCAGAAAAGATTTTGCCAAGGAGCACTGAAGGACCCACTCGAAAAGTAGTATACTGTAACGGACTGAGGACATGAGAAAGCAATATGTAGAAGCACTAACATCAAATGTGATTTGATGTCTTTTTGTTGTAtttaactgttatttaaaatgacatacTGCTGAATGATGAATTTGTGATGCTGTTTTGTATGTGCACCAAAGCGTGATCTCGTGTTGAGCGCTGAAGCCAAGACGAGATCATTTATTAACTTAAGTCACTAACGGTATCCCACATAACAAGCACTATAAGTTCTGTGAATGAAGATGGACTTGAAATCACTGTGTG of Pangasianodon hypophthalmus isolate fPanHyp1 chromosome 30, fPanHyp1.pri, whole genome shotgun sequence contains these proteins:
- the atf3 gene encoding cyclic AMP-dependent transcription factor ATF-3 isoform X2; protein product: MMLQHPGLGPSEISASALVPCLSPPGSLTLDDFTHFSPLVKEELRYAIQSKRLSSGMSTASSDRSGCSSEKPPELLGMKREESEKLESLNAELKAQIEELKNQKQQLVYMLNLHRPTCIVRAHNGQTPEDERNLFIQQIKETTLQCMNFTTAGSANSPVLTTCDHL